A single region of the Malaclemys terrapin pileata isolate rMalTer1 chromosome 2, rMalTer1.hap1, whole genome shotgun sequence genome encodes:
- the LOC128830951 gene encoding zinc finger protein OZF-like isoform X2 gives MGRVTFEEVAVWFSREEWEMLADWQKELYRAVMLENYENLFLLGHADAKPEIITKLERGEELCVGDQQAPEGRGILPSASRGNWSRKKTKRESDLQECHGNPDAQGTSSKTFKEKVLCKQTKRSSKLPSDPDLQSCRTKEKLLKCTECGKSFTRRQNLSTHKRIHTGERPYECSECGKRFSRMQHLVSHQRIHTGERPYQCTECGKSFSQKSNLLTHQTIHTGERPFKCTECGKRFSQRVYLTQHQKTHTGEKPHKCLECGKSFIQRKVLLTHQKSHAGEGGPYLCADCGKCFTTRPGLRYHQRIHTGERPYPCALCGKGFATNSRLKYHQRIHSGERPYQCSDCDKRFRHKSALASHQGIHTGERPYKCTECGSSFRRRNGLVKHQRIHTGERPYPCAECGKSFSTRSTLTDHQRTHTGERPYTCSHCGKSFNRVSQRRKHQRIHTKKRPECAECGKRFRSEKELATHQRVHTGEKPYQCPQCQRSYHRKNELAKHLKSHAGKKP, from the exons ATG GGCCGGGTGACGTTTGAGGAGGTGGCCGTCTGGTTTTCCCGGGAGGAGTGGGAGATGCTGGCAGACTGGCAGAAGGAGCTTTACCGGGCCGTGATGCTGGAAAACTATGAGAATCTATTTCTTCTAG GCCATGCAGATGCCAAACCTGAGATCATAACCAAACTTGAACGAGGAGAAGAGCTGTGTGTCGGGGACCAGCAGGCCCCGGAGGGGAGAGGAATTCTTCCGAGTGCTTCCAGGG GGAATTGGTCCAGGAAGAAAACTAAAAGGGAGTCGGACCTGCAAGAATGTCATGGAAACCCGGACGCTCAAGGGACCTCGTCTAAAACGTTCAAAGAGAAAGTTTTgtgcaaacaaaccaaaagatCCAGCAAACTCCCCAGCGACCCCGATCTCCAGAGCTGCCGCACAAAAGAGAAGCTGCTGAAATGTaccgagtgtgggaaaagcttcaccaGGAGGCAGAATCTGAGCACGCACaagagaatccacactggagagagaccgtACGAGTGCAGCGAGTGTGGGAAGAGGTTCAGCCGCATGCAGCACCTCGTGTCgcaccagcgcatccacacgGGCGAGCGACCCTACCAGTGCAccgagtgcgggaagagcttcagccAGAAGTCCAACCTCCTCACACACCAGACCATCCACACGGGGGAGAGGCCCTTTAAATGCACGGAGTGTGGGAAGAGGTTCAGCCAGAGAGTCTACCTGACCCAGCACCAGAAAACCCACACGGGAGAGAAGCCGCATAAATGCCTGGAATGCGGGAAGAGTTTCATCCAGAGGAAGGTGCTCCTGACGCACCAGAAAAGTCATGCCGGGGAGGGAGGGCCGTACCTATGTGCCGACTGTGGGAAATGCTTCACCACACGGCCAGGGCTGAGGTatcaccagagaatccacaccggggagcggccatACCCCTGCGCCCTGTGCGGGAAAGGTTTCGCCACCAATTCCCGCCTGAAATATCATCAGCGGATCCATTCAGGAgagaggccttatcagtgcagcGACTGCGACAAGCGCTTCCGGCACAAGTCGGCTCTGGCCTCTCACCAGGGCATCCACACCGGTGAGAGGCCTTACAAATGCACCGAGTGCGGGAGCAGCTTCCGCCGCCGGAACGGGCTTGTCAAGCACCAGAGGATCCACACGGGGGAGCGCCCCTATCCGTGCGCagagtgcgggaagagcttcagcaCGAGGAGCACACTCACGGATCACCAGAGGACCCACACCGGGGAGAGACCCTACACCTGCAGCcactgcgggaaaagcttcaaccggGTCTCGCAGCGCCGCaaacaccagagaatccacacgaaAAAGCGACCGGAATGTGCCGAGTGTGGGAAAAGGTTCCGGAGTGAGAAGGAGCTCGCCACGCACCAGAGGGTCCACACCGGAGAGAAGCCATACCAGTGTCCCCAGTGCCAGAGGAGCTACCATCGGAAGAACGAACTGGCCAAGCACCTGAAAAGCCATGCGGGGAAGAAGCCGTAA
- the LOC128830951 gene encoding zinc finger protein OZF-like isoform X1 has protein sequence MGRKRPRAGAPPAQGRVTFEEVAVWFSREEWEMLADWQKELYRAVMLENYENLFLLGHADAKPEIITKLERGEELCVGDQQAPEGRGILPSASRGNWSRKKTKRESDLQECHGNPDAQGTSSKTFKEKVLCKQTKRSSKLPSDPDLQSCRTKEKLLKCTECGKSFTRRQNLSTHKRIHTGERPYECSECGKRFSRMQHLVSHQRIHTGERPYQCTECGKSFSQKSNLLTHQTIHTGERPFKCTECGKRFSQRVYLTQHQKTHTGEKPHKCLECGKSFIQRKVLLTHQKSHAGEGGPYLCADCGKCFTTRPGLRYHQRIHTGERPYPCALCGKGFATNSRLKYHQRIHSGERPYQCSDCDKRFRHKSALASHQGIHTGERPYKCTECGSSFRRRNGLVKHQRIHTGERPYPCAECGKSFSTRSTLTDHQRTHTGERPYTCSHCGKSFNRVSQRRKHQRIHTKKRPECAECGKRFRSEKELATHQRVHTGEKPYQCPQCQRSYHRKNELAKHLKSHAGKKP, from the exons ATGGGGAGGAAGAGGCCGCGGGCCGGGGCGCCCCCTGCTCAG GGCCGGGTGACGTTTGAGGAGGTGGCCGTCTGGTTTTCCCGGGAGGAGTGGGAGATGCTGGCAGACTGGCAGAAGGAGCTTTACCGGGCCGTGATGCTGGAAAACTATGAGAATCTATTTCTTCTAG GCCATGCAGATGCCAAACCTGAGATCATAACCAAACTTGAACGAGGAGAAGAGCTGTGTGTCGGGGACCAGCAGGCCCCGGAGGGGAGAGGAATTCTTCCGAGTGCTTCCAGGG GGAATTGGTCCAGGAAGAAAACTAAAAGGGAGTCGGACCTGCAAGAATGTCATGGAAACCCGGACGCTCAAGGGACCTCGTCTAAAACGTTCAAAGAGAAAGTTTTgtgcaaacaaaccaaaagatCCAGCAAACTCCCCAGCGACCCCGATCTCCAGAGCTGCCGCACAAAAGAGAAGCTGCTGAAATGTaccgagtgtgggaaaagcttcaccaGGAGGCAGAATCTGAGCACGCACaagagaatccacactggagagagaccgtACGAGTGCAGCGAGTGTGGGAAGAGGTTCAGCCGCATGCAGCACCTCGTGTCgcaccagcgcatccacacgGGCGAGCGACCCTACCAGTGCAccgagtgcgggaagagcttcagccAGAAGTCCAACCTCCTCACACACCAGACCATCCACACGGGGGAGAGGCCCTTTAAATGCACGGAGTGTGGGAAGAGGTTCAGCCAGAGAGTCTACCTGACCCAGCACCAGAAAACCCACACGGGAGAGAAGCCGCATAAATGCCTGGAATGCGGGAAGAGTTTCATCCAGAGGAAGGTGCTCCTGACGCACCAGAAAAGTCATGCCGGGGAGGGAGGGCCGTACCTATGTGCCGACTGTGGGAAATGCTTCACCACACGGCCAGGGCTGAGGTatcaccagagaatccacaccggggagcggccatACCCCTGCGCCCTGTGCGGGAAAGGTTTCGCCACCAATTCCCGCCTGAAATATCATCAGCGGATCCATTCAGGAgagaggccttatcagtgcagcGACTGCGACAAGCGCTTCCGGCACAAGTCGGCTCTGGCCTCTCACCAGGGCATCCACACCGGTGAGAGGCCTTACAAATGCACCGAGTGCGGGAGCAGCTTCCGCCGCCGGAACGGGCTTGTCAAGCACCAGAGGATCCACACGGGGGAGCGCCCCTATCCGTGCGCagagtgcgggaagagcttcagcaCGAGGAGCACACTCACGGATCACCAGAGGACCCACACCGGGGAGAGACCCTACACCTGCAGCcactgcgggaaaagcttcaaccggGTCTCGCAGCGCCGCaaacaccagagaatccacacgaaAAAGCGACCGGAATGTGCCGAGTGTGGGAAAAGGTTCCGGAGTGAGAAGGAGCTCGCCACGCACCAGAGGGTCCACACCGGAGAGAAGCCATACCAGTGTCCCCAGTGCCAGAGGAGCTACCATCGGAAGAACGAACTGGCCAAGCACCTGAAAAGCCATGCGGGGAAGAAGCCGTAA
- the LOC128830971 gene encoding histone H2A-like, protein MSGPGKTREAPQANSKSQSSREKLQFPVDHIEKMLCQGHCIKRIKGGALVYLAAVIEYLTTELLALAGNATRDDPRRCITPRHLWLAIRRNKDLHKLLLAGGAVFQGGILPNSQAMLLKVKSSKSSRNKSLRLPGDNTLQEK, encoded by the coding sequence ATGTCTGGGCCGGGAAAAACCAGGGAGGCCCCTCAGGCAAACTCCAAGTCCCAGTCTTCTCGGGAGAAGTTGCAGTTCCCTGTGGACCATATAGAGAAGATGCTGTGTCAAGGACACTGCATCAAGCGGATCAAAGGTGGAGCACTGGTTTACCTGGCTGCCGTGATTGAGTACCTGACCACTGAGCTCTTGGCACTGGCTGGGAACGCCACCCGGGACGACCCGAGGAGATGTATCACGCCGCGGCATCTGTGGCTTGCCATCCGCCGTAACAAGGACCTGCacaagctgctgctggctggcggTGCTGTCTTCCAGGGGGGAATCCTACCCAACAGCCAGGCCATGCTGCTGAAGGTCAAGAGCAGCAAATCCTCCAGGAACAAGAGTCTTCGCCTGCCGGGGGATAACACCCTCCAGGAGAAATAG